A window of Streptomyces puniciscabiei genomic DNA:
TGGTCGAGCCCGAGGCGCCCGAGCTGGCCGCGCGGGTGGGGCTGGCGACGACTCCGACCGCCGACTTCTACGACCTGATCGTGATCGGCGGCGGGCCGGCCGGGCTCGGCGCGGCCGTGTACGGGGCCTCCGAGGGGCTCAGGACCGTCCTGGTGGAGCGGTCGGCGACCGGTGGGCAGGCCGGACAGAGCTCCCGGATCGAGAACTACCTGGGCTTCCCCGACGGCGTCTCCGGCGCCCAGCTCACCGACCGGGCGCGCCGCCAGGCGGCCAAGTTCGGCGCCGAGATCCTGACCACCCGCGAGGTGACGGGACTCGAGGTCAACGGCGCCGCCCGGGTCGTACGGTTCGCGGACGGTACGGCGATCGCCGCGCACAGCGTGATCCTCGCGACCGGCGTGCAGTACCGGCAGCTTCAGGCGCAGGGCTGCACCGACCTCACCGGCTGCGGCGTGTTCTACGGCTCGGCGCTGACCGAGGCCGCCTCCTGCCAGGGGCAGGACATCTACATCGTCGGCGGCGCCAACTCGGCGGGCCAGGCGGCGATGTACCTGTCCCGGGGCGCGAAGTCGGTGACGCTGCTGGTGCGCGGCCCCGACCTGTCGGCCTCGATGTCCCACTACCTGATCCAGCAGATCAACGAGGCGCCCAACATCTCGGTGCGCCCGCACACGGTCGTGGACGCGGCGCACGGCTCGGACCACCTGGAGCAGCTGACGCTGCGTCACACCGTGACCGGGGCGTGCGAACGGGTCGACGCGCAGTGGATGTTCGTGTTCATCGGTGCCGCCCCGCTGACCGACTGGCTGGGCGACGCGGTGCTGCGCGACGAGCGCGGGTTCATCCTGGCCGGGCCCGATCTGACGGCCGACGGGCGGCCGCCGGCCGGCTGGGAGCTGGACCGGCCGCCGTACCACCTGGAGACCAGCGTGCCCGGCGTGTTCGTGGCGGGTGACGCGCGTGCCGAGTCCGCGAAGCGGGTCGCGTCCGCCGTCGGAGAGGGAGCCATGGCCGTGATGCTCGTCCACCGGTATCTGGAACAGTCATGAGCGATCAGGAGCAGTCATGAGCGGGCAGATCGTGCCGTGCAGTCCCAAGGAGATCGGCTCGCTGTTCCTCTTCGAGAAGCTGAGCCCCGAGCAGCTGGGCCGGTTGTGCTGCGCGGGGCGGGTGGAGCTGTTCCAGCCCGGTCCGGTGTACACCGAGGGCGACCCGGCCACCTGCTTCTTCGTGATGATCGAGGGCACGGTGGTGCTGTCCCGCCGGGTCGGCGGCGACGACGTGGAGGTCACCCGCACCTCGCAGCGCGGGGTGTACGCGGGCGCGATGCAGGCCTACCTCGGCGACCGGGTGCCGCAGGTCTACACCAACTCGATGCGGGTGACGGAGCCGACGCGGTTCTTCGTGCTGCCGGCGGACATCTTCGCGGACGTCATGACCGAGTGGTTCCCGATGGCCGTGCACCTGCTGGAGGGCCTCTTTTTCGGGTCCAAGCGCACCCAGGCGGCGATCGGGCAGCAGGAGCGGCTGCTGGCGCTCGGCTCGCTGTCGGCCGGGCTCACGCACGAGCTGAACAACCCGGCCGCGGCAGCGGTCCGGGCCACCGCGACCCTGCGCGAACGGGTCGCGAAGATGCGGCACAAGCTCGCCGTGGTCGCCGAAGGGCCCTTCTCCCGGGACGCGCTGGCGAGCCTGATCGAGATCCAGGAGCGCACCGCCGAACGGGTCGCCAAGGCCCCGGTGCTCAGTCCGCTGGAGGCCGCCGACCGGGAGGACCTGCTCACCGACTGGCTGGAGGACCACGGCATCGACCACGGCTGGCAGCTGGCGCCGACCTTCGTGCAGGCCGGGCTCGACGTCGACTGGCTGGAGCAGGTCGCGGCGGCCGTGGACGAGGAGATCCTGGGCGGCGCGGTCGCCTGGCTCAACTACACCATCGAGACCGAGCTGTTGATGAACGAGATCGAGGACTCCACCACCCGTATCTCGCACCTCGTCGACGCGGCCAAGCAGTACTCGCAGCTGGACCGGGCGCCCTACCGCGTGGTCGACGTGCACGAACTCCTCGACAGCACCCTGCTGATGCTCTCCGGCAAGATCGGCGCCGGCATCGGGGTCGTGAAGGAGTACGACCGCACGCTGCCGCCGGTGCCCGCCTATCCGGCGGAGCTGAACCAGGTGTGGACCAACCTGATCGACAACGCGGTGTCCGCGATCAACGGCGCGGGCGGCACGGGCACGTTGACCGTACGGACCGCGCTCGACCACGAGCGGCTGCTGGTGGAGTTCCGGGACACCGGGCCCGGGGTGCCGCCGGAGATCAAGGACCGGATCTTCGACCCGTTCTTCACCACCAAGCCGGTCGGCGAGGGCACCGGGCTGGGTCTGGACATCTCCTGGCGGATCGTCGTCAACAAGCACCACGGCAGCCTGCGCGTGGAGTCGGTGCCGGGCGACACCCGCTTCCAGGTGCTGCTCCCGCTGACCGCCGAGCTGCCGGACACATCCGTCGAGCGAGCGGAGGAAGCCGTATGAGCACCAGCGACAAGGCCGACGCGATCGACCCGGGCGTCCCGCCCAGCGGCACCGGCTGCGTGGAGTGCGAGGAGGCCGGCGGCTGGTGGTTCCACCTGCGCCGGTGCGCGCGGTGCGGGCACATCGGGTGCTGCGACGACTCCCCCGCGAAGCACGCCACCGCGCACTACCAGGCCACGGGGCATCCGGTGATCCGGAGTTTCGAGCCGGGTGAGGAGTGGTTCTGGGACTACACCACGGAGGAGTTGTACACCGCGGGGCCCGAACTGGCGCCGCCCGAGAGCCATCCCGTCGATCAGCCGGTGCCGGGGCCGGTGGGGCGGGTGCCGAAGAACTGGGCGGAGACGCTGCGGGGTTGAGTACCGGTCCCGTCCCCTGCGTCACAGGCCCCATGTCAGTCCCTGGTGACAGGAAGAGGGCGTGTCGCAGATCGTCTTCAGACACGGCTGCTGGACGAGGTCGCGGGGCAGGCGGCGCGGGCGGGGAGCACCGTGGTCACCGGGCACTGCGTCGGCCTCGGTGACGTGGGCCTGCCGTATCTGCCGTTCACCGAGATCCTGGGCGCGCTCGCGGCCGACGAGCGCTTCGCAGCCGTGCCGGCCGCGCATCCCGCGGTGGACCGGCTGCCGGGCGCGGGCACGGAGCCCGCGGGCGGCCCGGACGGGCGGCCCGGACTGCGGAGGACATGGCCGGGCTGCTGACCGAACTGACCGTCGTGGCACCGCTGCTGCTGGTCCTGGAGGACCTGCACTGGGCCGACCGGTCCTCCCGGGACCTGCTGCGCTTCCTGCTCAGCCGGGGTGTGCTGCACCGGCCGGGCGGCGGCCCCGAGCGGCGCCTGGCGGTCCTCGCCTCCTACCGTGCGGACGATCTGCACCGCCGCCACCCCCTGCGCCCGCTCCTCGCCGAGCTGGTCCGGCTGCCGGCCGTAGAGCGGCTGGAGCTGCGGCCGCTGCCGGATCCGCAGGTCGCCCAGCTGGTGCGGGCCCTGGAGGACCGGCCGCTGCCCGAGGCCGTCGTACGGGGCATCGTGGCCCGTGCCGAGGGCAACGCGTTCTACGCGCAGGAGCTGTTCGCGGCGGCCGGCACGCACGCCGGCGGGGTGTGCACGTCTCCAACCTCCTGGCCAAGCTGGGCGCCGCGAGCCGTACCTAGGCGGTGGCGATCGCCTACCGCCGCGGGCTGATCGCGCCGGAGCCGAGCGGGGCGGGGTGAGCCGGCCGGAACTGCCGGTCAGCGGGTGCAGTCGAGGCTGCGGAAGTCGACGGCGTCGGCCAGTGCCCGCATGCCCTTGTCGTCGGGGTGGAGGTGGTCACCGCCGTCGAGGAGCGGCAGCAGCCGTGCGGAGTCGTGGGGGCTGCTCAGGGTTCGGTCGAAGTCGGTGACCGCGTCGAACTCCCCGCTGGTGCGCAGGAACCGGTTCACCTCCCGGCGTACGGCCTCGGCGGCCGGGTCCCATTCGGGCCGGCCTTCGAAGGGGGCGATCGTGGCGGCGACCACGCACTTCCCCGCCGCGTGCACCCGCTCGGCGATCTTCCGGTAGCCCCAGATGAGGTCCTGCGCGCTGACACCGGTGTGCGCCTTGAGGTCGTTCACCCCCTCGAAGAGGAAGACGGTGCGCACTCCGGGCAGGGACAGCACGTCCCGGTCCAGCCGGTGCAGGGCGCTCTGCCCGGTGCCGTCGGCGAGCACCTGGTTGCCCGCGATGCCTTCGTCGGCGACGCCCTGGACGGCCGTCCGGGCCGTGTGCAGGCGCCTCGCCAGGTAGTCGGGCCAGCGGCGGTTCAGATCCGCGGTGGAGTGCCAGCCGTCGGTGAGGGAGTCGCCGAGCGCGACCACGCTCCCGGTGCTGCGGGAGGGCTGTACGGACACGGCGTCGAGGTACCACCAGGAGCCGGTGGTCCGCGTCCAGTTGGTGCCGCTCTCCTCGGCGGCGTGGTCGCCCCCGCCCGTGTAGGAGGTCTGCATCGCCAGCAAGTGGCCGGTCGCCGGTCCGGCCGCGGCCGGGGTGTGCAGGCTGACCACCAGGTCGGTGCCGGCCCGCAGCGGAGCGGGCAGGGGGTCGCTCCAGGCGGCGGCACCCTCCGGGACGACGACGGTACGGGCGCCGCCGAAGGTCAGCGGCCGGTTGCTGCCCGGCCGCAGGGCGGCGCCCTCGCTGCGCACTCCGGCGTAGACGCTGTCCACGGTCAACGGCCGGTCACCGAAGGCGTTGCTCAGGCGGACGCGGAGATCGTCGCCGCCGACGCTGGTGTGCACGATCAGCCGGTAGCCCTCCGCACCGGTGGTCTCGCCCATGCGGTCGGCGCTCGCCGCCCAGGTGACGACCCCGGAGGCCTGCTCGGCGGACGCGGGCAGAGCGGTCGCCCGCGCGGGCGCTGACTGGCAGACGACGGCGGTGAGCAGGGCGGCGGCGACGCGGCGGACGCGTCCGAACCGGCCGGTCCTCGCGCGAGGTCCCGGGGCACGACGGACCTGCCGGGGTGGCATCAGGACCGTCCGGGACGTGCCTGCGTATCCCACGCAGGTCATGGTCGCGCCGACACGGCGGTCGCGCACCTCGGTGGGCGGTCGCCTGCCGGCGGCGCGGGTCGGCCACGCACCCCCGCGAGCGGCTCCGGTCCTGGTCATCGGGCGGACGCTCGGGCCGCCACCCGCCGAGGGACGAGCGGGCCGTACCCGGCCGCAGGGCAAGAGGGCCGCGGCGGGCGAGCCGGCCGTACGTGGTCGCGCCGACACGGCGGTCGCGCACCTCGGTGGGCGGTCGCCTGCCGGCGGCGCGGGTCGGCCACGCACCCCCGCGAGCGGCTCCGGTCCTGGTCATCGGGCGGACGCTCGGGCCGCCACCCGCCGAGGGACGAGCGGGCCGTACCCGGCCGCCGGGCAAGAGGCCCGCGGCGGGCGAGCCGGCGGTACGTGGTCGCGCCCGGACTGCCCCGGGCACATCACCTTCTCCCGCCGGTCGGGGCGCTCACCACAGCCGGGATCGGCAGCTCAGGCGTCGCTCGTGGCACCGGCGGCGGTTGGGGCAGTCCGTCCGCCGCCCCGGACATGCGGATGCCCCGCGCGGGGCGGGGCATCCGGTGGTGCGGCGGCTGCGTCAGTGATGCGCGGCCGGGGTGTTGGCGGCGGTGACGTTGACCGCGGCCCACGCCTTGTCCACCGTCTTGTACTCGGTGCTGTTCGCGCCGTACAGGTCCTTGGCCGCCTTCAGCGTCGCGACGCGCGCGTCGTGGAAGTCGGTCGTGGAGACCATGTAGCGGGTGAGCGCACGGTAGAAGATCGCGGTGGCCTTGGCCCGGCCGATGCCCTTGACCGTGGAGTGGTCGTAGGTCGGCGAGTCGTAGTTGACCCCGTTGATGGTCTTCTTGCCGCTGCCCTCCGCGAGGAGGTAGTAGGCGTGCGAGGAGACACCGGACCCGGCGTGCACCTCGGTGTAGTAGGTGTCCGGCGACCAGTAGTCGATCGTGCCCTCGAGCTTGTCGAGCGACGGGTGGTCGAGACGGCGCAGGAACTTCTGGGCGAGGCCCAGCTTCTCGCCGATCAGGTAGTCCGGCGTGTCCTTCTTGTTGTTGGTGAAGAACTCGACGTTGGAGCCGAAGACATCGGCGAGCGACTCGTTCAGCGCGCCGGGCTCGCCGTACTGGTTGCCGTCGGCGTCGACGTAGGTCGGCTGCAGCTTGGCGGTCGCGTCCACCACGCCGTGGGTCAGCTCGTGACCGGTGACGTCGAGGACGACGAGCGGCTTCTTGAAGGTCTGGCCGTCGCCGTCGCCGTACAGCATGCAGTTGCAGGTCGGGTCCCAGAAGGCGTTGGCGACCTTCTTGCCCCAGTGGACCATGCCCTGGGCCGCCTTGCTGTTGTTGGCTATGCCATTGCGGCCGAAGGTCTTCTTGTAGAAGTCCAGGGTCTGGGTGATGCCGTACTGGGCGTCGGCGGCGGCGCTGGCACGGTTGCTGGTCGTGCCGTTGCCCCACACGTTGGTGGTGCTGGTGAACTGCGCGCCCGCGCCGAACTTCTCGGTGTACGAGCCCTTGGCGTCCCGGGTCTCGGTGCCGTACCGGCTCGGGTCCTTGAGCTGGTAGTGGCCGCGCGAGGTCGCCGTGGTGGTCAGGCCGACGCTGCCCACGAAGAGGGTCTTGCCGGTGCCCTTCGCGGCCGACGGGTAACGGGTGGCGCCGGAGACGCCGGAGCCGAGGAGCGACTCGGGGGCGGGGGAGGCGGTGCCGGTGGCCGGGTCGATCGTCTCGCCGTGCTTGCGCAGGTTCTCGAGCAGCTTCGGCGACAGGAACTCGTCGCTGTCGGGCGTGTTGCTGCGCACCTTGCCGGTGACGGCGTCGATGACGACGGTGTTGGTGCCGTCCTGGCCGGTCACGGACACCTGGTAGGCGAGGGCGGAGGATCCGCCGCGCGCGTCGACGACGAGCTGGGCGGTGCCCGCGTCGCCCTTGGCGGCCTGGGCGGCCTTGGCGGCGGCCTGGTCCGCGGTCAGCTTGGCCTGGGTGGCGGAAGGTTCGACTGCGTGGCCGGCGGCGCGGGTCACGCCGGTGTAGCCCAGCTGGTGGTCGAGGTGGACGATGAGGTCGCCGCCGAGCACCGGCATGCCGTCGTGCGTGCGGACGAACCGGACGTGCCGGGCGCCCTCGGGGTCGAGCATGACGTCCTGCGCGTGCAGTTCGTCGCCCTGGGAGACGCCGGTCGCCGAGGCGTGGGCGAAGGCCGCGGTGCGCGCCGCCTCGGCCACCGCGGTGGCGTTCGTGGTGGTGGACGTCGAGGACCGCTCCGCCCCCGTGGAGGGACCCGCGAAAGCCGTTCCGGCCAGGCCCGTGGCAGCGGTGGTCACCGCGATGGCGACTGCGACGCTGCGTATGTGCGGTCTACGCAAGGATCAGGGTTCCTTCGTACTGAGGCAGCCGGGATCCCCAACTGCCTTGACGCATGACGCGGTTTCACGTCACGGGGGCTGGTCGGGCCCCAAGGCGTAACCCTTACGGATCAGTCATGTCCACGTAAAGGTGGAATGATCGATTTCGCAACCTTCTATGGCAATCCTTTACGAATGCGCTCCATAGAGTGGCCACTGCCTGACCAACTGTGTGTCGGCTGTGGAGACGTCGGCTCAATCCCCCGGGTTCCGAGGGCGGAATGTGACCGAGGTCTCATCAAGCCTCGTGCACTTTGCGTGATCTTGGCGGAATGGCATCCTCCGGGACACCATGCCCCGCATGAAGGGTGATCTCTTTTCCAGTGAGCACGTGGTGCAGCCGGCGGTGGAGCCGGGCATGTCCGTCGAGAACGCCAAGTGCGTCAAGTACGCGGTGAACGGCGAGATGTACGCCCGTCAGGGCGCGATGATCGCCCATCGCGGGGACCTGAAGTTCGAGCGCAAGGGGCAGGGCGTCGGCGGCATGCTGAAGCGTGCGGTCACCGGTGAGGGGCTGCCCCTGATGGCGGTGCGGGGACAGGGCGAGGCCTGGTTCGCGCACGAGGCCCAGAACTGCTTCATCGTCGAGATCGAGCCCGGCGACCAGTTCACCGTCAACGGGCGCAACGTGCTGTGTTTCGACGCCTCGCTGTCGTACGACATCAAGACGGTGAAGGGGTCCGGCATCGCCGGCGGCGGCCTGTTCAACAGCGTGTTCAGCGGGCAGGGCCGGCTCGGTCTGGTCTGCGAGGGCAACCCGCTGGTGATACCGGTCTCCGCGCAGTCCCCGGTGTACGTCGACACGGACGCGGTGGTCGGCTGGACCGCGCATCTTCAGACCTCGCTGCACCGCTCCCAGTCCATCGGCTCGATGCTGCGCGGCGGTTCCGGCGAGGCCGTGCAGCTGATGCTCCGGGGCGACGGCTTCGTCGTGGTGCGCCCGAGCGAGCTGACCCCGAACAAGACCCAGCAGCACTGAACGTTCACAGGGTGATCCGCGTCGCACGAGCAACCCCCCTCGCCGTCCCCGCGTCTTGATCGGCAACAGACCGACACGCCCCGGTCCCCTCGGCCGGGGCGTCAATCCGAGATGCTATACACGCTGCGTATACACGCCGTGTATAGAGAGGTACGTATGTACGGCAAGGCTTTCGCCCCGGAGTACCAGGGCGCCCTGACCACCCTGTCCGTGAACTCCTCGCTGGTCGAAGTGCTGGCGGAGGGCACCGAGAAGCTGCGCGAGGCCGAGCGGTCGGGGCGCAGCGCCGAGGCGGCCCGTTGTGGGCTGGCCGTCGCCGAGGCGCACCGGCGGCTCGGCCACACGGCGGAGGCGGACCGGGCCTGGAAGGCGAGTTACCGCGCCGCCCGCGCGGCCGGCGACACCGCCGCGATGGCGTGGGCGCTGTGGAGCGGCGGCACCCTCGCCCGGCAGCGCGGGGCCTTCCCGCTGGCCTGGCGGCTGCTGGGACTCGCGGCCGAACTCGGCGAGCGCGGCGGCGACATCGTCGTCCGCGGCTACTCACTGGCCGGCCTCGCGGAGACCGGCCGGATCCAGGGCGACTACGCGGCGGTCGGCCGGCTGCACGAGCAGTTGCTGGCCGAGGCGCGCAGGCGCGGCGAGGCCCGGCACACGGTGTGGGCGCTGGAGGGCATCGCGCAGATGCACCGCAACACCGGCGACCACGACACGGCGTACGCGCTGTTCGAGGAGGCGGCGCAGATAGCCGAGCAGGCGGAGGACCGGCGGGGGCACGCCTGGGCGCTGCGCGGACTCGCCGACATCCTGTCCGTGCGCGACAAGGACACCGAGCGGGCACTGGAGCTGCTGTCCCGCGCGGAGGCCTCCTGCCGGGCGATGAACCTCTCCAGCGCCCTCGCCTACAACCACAAGATGCGCGGCAACGTCCTGTACCGGGCGGAACGTTACGCCGAGGCGCGGGAGATGTACGAGCTGGCCCTGGAGGAGTTCCGCGCGATGAGCGAACCGCGCGGCGAGGCGCTGGCCCGGCTGGGCCTGGCCAAGTCACGGGCGCAGCTGGGCCGGGACCGAGCGGAGACCGCGGCCGAACTCGCCGAGCTGGCAAGGACGTTGGAGCGCAGCGGGCTCAAACACGCCCGGGAGATGGTGGCCCGGGCCCAGGAGGAGTTCGGTCTGGACGCGGAGGCGGCCCGGTGACCACCGTACAGGCGCCGCCATCGGCGCAGGATGTCCTCGTCCGCTGCGGTGAGTTGGTCCGCCCGGCACTGCGCGAGGCGGTGGGCCGGCTGCATCCGTGGGTGGCCGAGATGGCCGGGTACTCCTTCGGCTGGTGCGAGGTCGGCGGGGCGCCCGCCACCGCGCCCGGCGGCAAGGGCGTACGGCAGGCGCTGGCGGTGCTCGGCGCCGAGGCGGCGGGCGCCGACGGGCGGGCCGGTGTCCCGGCGGCGGTCGCGATGGAGCTGGTGCACGCCTTCTCCCTGCTGCACGACGACATCATGGACGGCGACGCGACCCGGCGCCGCCGCCCCGCCGTGTGGAAGGCGTACGGCACGGGACCGGCGGTGCTCGCCGGTGACGCCCTGTTCGCGCTGGCGGTGGAGACCCTCGCGACCGCTCCGCAGGGCGCCGGCGCCGTACGACTGCTGTCGGCGGCCCTCGCCGATCTGGTGCGCGGGCAGGCCGACGACCTGCTGTTCGCCACCCGGCCCTGGACGGGCCCGGAGCGGGTCAGGCCCGAGGAGTACCGGTCGATGGCGGAGGGCAAGACCGGCGCGCTGCTGGGCTGCGCCGCCGCGCTGGGCGCCGTGCTCGGCGGGGCGGACGAGGCCACGGCCGGCGCGCTGGACCGGGCCGGACGGTATCTCGGCGTCGCCTTCCAGCTGGTCGACGACGTGCTGGGCATCTGGGGCGACCCGGCCGTCACCGGCAAGCCGGTGGGTGGCGATCTGCGAGAGGGCAAGAAGACGTACCCGGTGCTGGCCGCGCTCGCCTCCCCGGCGGCCCGCGCCCTGCCCGGACTGCTCGACGCGCCGGTCCGCGCCGCGGAGGCCGCCGCGCTGATCGAGGCGGCGGGCGGCCGTACCGCGGCGCTGACCGAGGCCCGTGCGCACACGGCCGCCGCCCGGGCACTGCTCGCACAGGCACCGCTGGCCGCCGAGGCGGCCGGGGACCTCTTCCGGCTGCTGGACTTCCTGGTGGGCCGCGAGGTGTAGGCCCTGTCGCGGACCCCCCTCGCCCGGCCTGCGGCCGGGGCCGCCGGCCACACCCCGGGCAGCCGCACCACCGACCACTCCGGTCAGCACACCCGGGCCGGCTGCGACACCGTGTTGACCCCGGGCGTCCACGCGGGTCAGGGTGCGAACGGCGCGCCCCTCGTCCCCGCGCCGGAAGGGTGGAGCACCTTGATCGGCATCAAGGAGATCGAAGCCGCGGCGGAGCGGATCGCCGGACATGTCGTACGGACGCCCACCGTGCCGAGTCCGGGGCTGACCGAGCTGCTCGGCGTTCCGGTCACCGCCAAACTCGAACTGCTGCAGCGCACCGGCTCGTTCAAGGCACGCGGGGCGACGGCGAAGCTGCTGTCGCTGAGCGAGGCCGAGCGGGCGGCGGGCGTGGTCGCGGTCAGCGGCGGCAACCACGGGATCGCCCTCGCGGTGATGGCCGCGGCCCTGCATGTGAAGGCGACCGTGGTGATGCCCCGTACCGCTCCCGGGCGATCCATCGCGCTCGCCGAGCGGGCGGGGGCGCAGGTGCGGCTGACCGACGGCATGGACAGCGCCTTCTCGCTGGTGACACGGCTCAGGGACGAGGGGCTGACACTGGTCCACCCGTTCGACGACCCGGTGGTGATCGCCGGACAGGGCACGGTCGGGCTGGAGTTGGCCGAGGACGCGGTGGACGGCCTCACGGACGTCGTGGTCAGCATCGGCGGCGGCGGGCTGATCGCCGGGGTCGCGGCGGCCCTCGCCGCCCGGCGTCCCGGCGTGCGCGTCTGGGGCGTGGAGACCGAGGGCGCCGAGGCCGCGTCCGGCGCGCTGAGGGCGGGCGGACCGGTGCCGGTGCGCCTGTCGTCCCTGGTCACCACGCTCAGCGCGCCCTCCGTCTCCCAGCTGACGTACGACCATGTGTCCGCGCTGGTCGAGGAGGTGCTGGTGGTACCGGACCGGGACGCGGTGCAGGGCTCGCTGGACCTCGCCGAGCACGCCAAGGTGTGGGCCGAGCCGGCCGCGGGCTGTCTGCTGTCGGCGGCCCGCCGGATCGCGGCCCGGGTCGGCGACGGCGCCCGGATCGGGCTCGTGGTCTGCGGCGGCAATACGACACCACGGGAGCTGACGGGCTGGGCCGAGCAGTTCGGGCTGTTGTGATGCCAGGGCCGTCCCCGGGAATTTACCCTCGGTTACCCGCAGGTCGAACGGCCCCGGGCGCGGCCATCCCAAACTCGAAAGCCCTTTCGAAGAATTGAATGAAAGGCAGGAACGGCGCCGGACTCGCGGATTCTTTGAACGCACCCCCGCACGCCCCGCGTACCTCTGTGAGACACGCAACAGGGGTTTCAGCGAGGGATGACCATGACCAAGGCGCACGTCTCCGCACACGAGTTGGTCGCCGGACGGTACCGGCTCCTGGAGGTCTTCGCCCGCGAGACCAACCGCCTGTGGTGGTACGCCGAGGACGTGGCCGCGGACCAGCCCCGGCTGGTGGCCCAGACCACCCTGCCGGAGCCCGCCGGTGACGACACCGCGCGCCGGGTCACGGCTCGCGTCGTGCGGACCGCCGAGACGATGCGGCTGGTGTGTCCCGGCCAGGTGGCCACGGTCGTCGACGCCGTGGTGGAGGCCGGCACCCTGTGGACGGTCGTCGAGTGGATCGACGGCACACCCCTCGTCGAACTCCTCGACCGCGAGGGTGCCTTCAACGTCGCGCGGGCGGCCCGGATCGGCCTGGAACTGCTCGACGTGCTGCAGGCCGCGCACGCCGAGGGCATCACGCACGGCGAGCTGAGCCCCGGCCAGGTCTTCGTCCGGGACAGCGGCCCGGTCGTCGTCACCGGGTTCGGGCTGGCCGGTGCGACCCTGGTGCCACGGCTCGCGGCACCGTCCTACGCCTCGCCCGAACAGGCCCGCGACGAGCGCATCGGACCGGCCGCCGACCTGTGGGCACTGGGCGCGCTGCTGTACACGATGGTGGAGGGCCGGCCGCCGTTCCGTGACCGCGGCCGGCCCGACGCCACCCTGAAGGCCGTGGACCGGCTGCCGCTGCGCACCCCGCTGCGCACGGGCTCACTCACCCAGGCCGTGCAGGGGCTGCTGCGGAAGAACTCGCGCGAGCGGCTGACCCGGCAGGTGGTCCAGGAGGCCCTGATCCGCACCCTCGACGAGGACGCCGACGCCGACCGCGAGCCGGCCCCCGTACCCCGGCTGCGCGGCGCGTACGCCGGCGTCCGCCTGGCCGGGCGGCAGCCGAGCAGGGGGATCCTGGCGGCCGGTACCGCGCTGGCCGTGGTCACCGTCGCCGCCGCCGTCCTGGCCGCGACCCACCAGCTGCCGGGCACCGGCAGCGCCCAGGCACCGGCCCGCCCCACCGCCTCGGCCGCCCCGTCCGGCAGGCACACCGCGGGCACGGCGTCCTCCTCCCCGGCCCCGGCTCCGAACGGCTCACCCGCCCTGCCGGCCGGT
This region includes:
- a CDS encoding serine/threonine protein kinase, encoding MTMTKAHVSAHELVAGRYRLLEVFARETNRLWWYAEDVAADQPRLVAQTTLPEPAGDDTARRVTARVVRTAETMRLVCPGQVATVVDAVVEAGTLWTVVEWIDGTPLVELLDREGAFNVARAARIGLELLDVLQAAHAEGITHGELSPGQVFVRDSGPVVVTGFGLAGATLVPRLAAPSYASPEQARDERIGPAADLWALGALLYTMVEGRPPFRDRGRPDATLKAVDRLPLRTPLRTGSLTQAVQGLLRKNSRERLTRQVVQEALIRTLDEDADADREPAPVPRLRGAYAGVRLAGRQPSRGILAAGTALAVVTVAAAVLAATHQLPGTGSAQAPARPTASAAPSGRHTAGTASSSPAPAPNGSPALPAGYHPYTAPEGFSVALPDGWKRLTTSRVGGAYRVTFGPDGTSPTLAVTHSEHVGPDPVAVWRDDVEPDLQRLPGYHRVGTVRATAYQGYKAADLEWLAGTGDARVHTFGRGFLTGGGDAFSLRFTTPAATWDDATNRLALRTFLQTFRAPAD
- a CDS encoding polyprenyl synthetase family protein, whose product is MTTVQAPPSAQDVLVRCGELVRPALREAVGRLHPWVAEMAGYSFGWCEVGGAPATAPGGKGVRQALAVLGAEAAGADGRAGVPAAVAMELVHAFSLLHDDIMDGDATRRRRPAVWKAYGTGPAVLAGDALFALAVETLATAPQGAGAVRLLSAALADLVRGQADDLLFATRPWTGPERVRPEEYRSMAEGKTGALLGCAAALGAVLGGADEATAGALDRAGRYLGVAFQLVDDVLGIWGDPAVTGKPVGGDLREGKKTYPVLAALASPAARALPGLLDAPVRAAEAAALIEAAGGRTAALTEARAHTAAARALLAQAPLAAEAAGDLFRLLDFLVGREV
- a CDS encoding tetratricopeptide repeat protein: MYGKAFAPEYQGALTTLSVNSSLVEVLAEGTEKLREAERSGRSAEAARCGLAVAEAHRRLGHTAEADRAWKASYRAARAAGDTAAMAWALWSGGTLARQRGAFPLAWRLLGLAAELGERGGDIVVRGYSLAGLAETGRIQGDYAAVGRLHEQLLAEARRRGEARHTVWALEGIAQMHRNTGDHDTAYALFEEAAQIAEQAEDRRGHAWALRGLADILSVRDKDTERALELLSRAEASCRAMNLSSALAYNHKMRGNVLYRAERYAEAREMYELALEEFRAMSEPRGEALARLGLAKSRAQLGRDRAETAAELAELARTLERSGLKHAREMVARAQEEFGLDAEAAR
- a CDS encoding threonine/serine dehydratase, yielding MIGIKEIEAAAERIAGHVVRTPTVPSPGLTELLGVPVTAKLELLQRTGSFKARGATAKLLSLSEAERAAGVVAVSGGNHGIALAVMAAALHVKATVVMPRTAPGRSIALAERAGAQVRLTDGMDSAFSLVTRLRDEGLTLVHPFDDPVVIAGQGTVGLELAEDAVDGLTDVVVSIGGGGLIAGVAAALAARRPGVRVWGVETEGAEAASGALRAGGPVPVRLSSLVTTLSAPSVSQLTYDHVSALVEEVLVVPDRDAVQGSLDLAEHAKVWAEPAAGCLLSAARRIAARVGDGARIGLVVCGGNTTPRELTGWAEQFGLL